A genomic segment from Patescibacteria group bacterium encodes:
- the secF gene encoding protein translocase subunit SecF, with protein MNIIGRRKLWYAISLAIIVPGAISLMLHGLKLGIDFRGGQLMEVQGGVEQVEVLRIADQQQLKDVTVISAGNNTLIRYRSSSDDVKRQQLDRQTLSSQLQGSGHPEVRYENVGPSVSADITKKAVISIALASLAIVLYIAFAFRNVPPPMTSWNFGVTAIITMLHDAFLLLGVFSLLGVFFEVEIDALFVTAILTVIGFSVHDTIVVFDRIRENLRRQRGEFEQIVNNSILETLARSLNTSLTVLLTLLALYLFGGQSIQQFVLALLIGIAAGTYSSIFNAAPLLVSWHNYKQKRIAKRP; from the coding sequence ATGAACATAATCGGACGACGCAAGCTGTGGTACGCTATTTCGCTGGCCATCATTGTACCAGGCGCAATCTCATTAATGTTGCATGGCCTTAAGTTGGGTATCGATTTTAGGGGCGGTCAGTTAATGGAGGTGCAGGGTGGGGTAGAGCAGGTCGAGGTGCTGCGTATCGCCGATCAGCAACAGCTCAAAGATGTTACCGTTATTAGTGCCGGCAACAACACCCTGATCCGTTACCGTAGCAGTAGCGATGATGTGAAGCGCCAACAGCTTGATCGGCAGACATTATCCTCGCAGCTACAAGGCTCCGGTCATCCAGAGGTACGTTACGAAAACGTTGGTCCATCGGTTAGTGCCGACATTACTAAAAAGGCCGTTATTAGCATCGCTCTGGCCTCGCTGGCTATTGTGCTGTACATCGCCTTTGCCTTCCGCAATGTACCACCGCCAATGACCAGTTGGAACTTTGGTGTCACTGCTATTATTACCATGCTCCACGATGCCTTTTTGCTACTGGGAGTGTTCTCGCTACTGGGAGTCTTCTTTGAGGTTGAGATTGATGCCTTGTTTGTTACGGCAATCTTAACCGTAATTGGTTTTTCGGTGCACGATACCATTGTGGTGTTTGACCGAATTCGCGAGAATCTGCGCCGCCAACGTGGGGAGTTTGAGCAAATCGTCAACAACAGTATTCTTGAAACCTTGGCTCGTTCACTCAACACTTCATTAACCGTTCTTTTAACACTTCTGGCACTTTATCTGTTTGGCGGCCAGTCGATTCAGCAGTTTGTGTTGGCACTCCTAATAGGTATTGCTGCCGGCACCTACTCCTCAATCTTTAACGCCGCACCTTTGCTGGTAAGTTGGCATAATTACAAGCAAAAGCGGATTGCCAAACGGCCATAG
- the recJ gene encoding single-stranded-DNA-specific exonuclease RecJ, with product MSGYDSSTNIDQTMVSTSELPPLVRDLLRKRGIEGEEAIDRFLRPDYHRDLADPFLMTDMTKAVERLQRAIVAGEKVAVYGDYDIDGVSSTALMVEVLEAHGLEPLSYIPDRYKEGYGVNQAALEQLAAQGVTLVLTVDCGITAVAEAAWAAEHGIDMVITDHHEVPDQIPQAVAVVNPKRPGDEYPFKELAGVGVAFALVRALQSRTGMPDVGQEKWLLDLVALGTVCDVMPLVGENRALVKYGLVVLQKTKRVGLVALMQSAGVEPESLRAFQIGFVLGPRLNAAGRMEHANFSLELLLTKDPIVAQQLAFQLEELNHQRQLEQQRIFEEANALAADYASDPVLVLADSSWPAGVVGIVASKLAESWGKPALVLELRDGVAKGSGRSAGGYPLIDGITANAELFDRFGGHAGAAGFTLPADNINLLRQGLNEHFLEVEPELEVTNDRVADIDLDDANQLNWELYHALAQLEPFGQGNTQPVFEVRNLKVVSLDTIGKNQQHLKLRLASPEGLIFESVGFNLAQDYPNLRSGQEVAVHALLEHNQYQGKSTLQLVLKGIQ from the coding sequence ATGAGTGGTTATGATTCGAGTACAAATATAGACCAAACCATGGTGTCGACCAGTGAACTCCCACCGCTGGTTCGCGACTTGTTGCGCAAGCGTGGCATCGAAGGCGAAGAGGCGATTGATCGCTTTTTGCGCCCCGACTACCACCGTGACCTGGCCGACCCCTTTTTGATGACCGATATGACCAAGGCGGTTGAGCGGTTGCAGCGTGCGATTGTGGCCGGCGAGAAGGTGGCGGTTTATGGCGATTACGATATAGACGGGGTGTCCTCAACCGCTTTGATGGTTGAGGTGCTGGAGGCTCATGGATTGGAGCCGCTCAGCTACATACCGGATCGCTACAAAGAGGGCTATGGTGTGAACCAAGCGGCTTTAGAGCAGCTAGCGGCCCAGGGCGTCACCCTGGTGCTGACGGTTGATTGCGGTATAACCGCGGTGGCCGAGGCGGCTTGGGCCGCCGAACATGGCATCGACATGGTTATCACCGATCATCATGAGGTCCCGGATCAAATACCACAGGCGGTAGCGGTGGTTAACCCTAAGCGCCCGGGGGACGAGTATCCGTTTAAGGAGCTGGCAGGCGTAGGGGTAGCCTTTGCGCTGGTGCGGGCGCTGCAGAGTCGCACCGGAATGCCGGATGTTGGCCAAGAAAAATGGCTACTTGATCTGGTAGCGCTGGGCACCGTTTGTGATGTTATGCCGCTAGTGGGCGAGAATCGTGCCCTGGTAAAGTACGGCCTGGTGGTGCTGCAAAAAACCAAGCGGGTCGGGCTGGTGGCTTTAATGCAAAGTGCTGGGGTTGAGCCGGAATCGCTGCGGGCGTTCCAGATTGGTTTTGTGCTGGGACCGCGCTTAAATGCCGCCGGTCGGATGGAGCATGCCAACTTCAGCTTAGAGCTATTGCTGACTAAGGATCCCATTGTGGCGCAGCAGTTGGCTTTTCAGCTCGAAGAGCTCAACCATCAGCGCCAACTGGAGCAGCAGCGTATCTTTGAAGAGGCCAACGCGCTAGCGGCCGATTACGCCAGCGATCCGGTGCTGGTGCTGGCTGACAGTAGCTGGCCGGCCGGAGTGGTGGGTATTGTGGCTTCTAAGCTGGCCGAAAGCTGGGGTAAGCCAGCTTTGGTCCTAGAACTAAGAGACGGCGTAGCCAAGGGGTCTGGCCGTAGCGCTGGGGGCTACCCTCTAATTGACGGCATCACCGCCAACGCCGAGCTGTTTGATCGGTTTGGAGGGCATGCCGGGGCCGCTGGTTTCACCTTGCCGGCCGACAACATCAATCTGTTACGACAGGGGCTCAATGAACACTTTCTGGAGGTTGAGCCGGAGCTTGAGGTCACCAATGACCGGGTTGCCGATATTGATCTTGATGACGCCAACCAGCTGAACTGGGAGCTGTACCATGCCCTAGCTCAGCTGGAACCGTTTGGTCAGGGCAACACCCAGCCGGTGTTCGAGGTTCGCAACCTCAAGGTGGTGTCCCTCGATACTATTGGTAAAAACCAGCAGCATCTTAAGTTACGATTAGCTAGCCCCGAAGGATTGATTTTTGAGTCGGTCGGCTTTAACTTGGCCCAAGACTATCCCAATCTTCGCTCCGGCCAAGAGGTGGCGGTACATGCTTTATTAGAACACAATCAGTACCAAGGTAAATCAACGCTGCAGCTGGTGCTAAAGGGTATTCAGTGA
- a CDS encoding histidine--tRNA ligase yields MAKKFQHVRGMPDILPEQQQAHQYLTDTFRHLAGAAGFEPIELPIMEEKEVFVRSVGEGTDVVDKELYAFTDRSDKEVALRPEPTAGMVRAYIEHGMASLPQPVRLMFAGPVFRYDRPQAGRQRQFNQLGVEVIGDGSPSIEAHIMMLAMRFYRMIGLRNVTLQLNSLGDQQDRKDYLKALTAYLKDYESELPEVDRKRLKSNPLRVLDSKERATKKIVAQAPQILNYLSESSKQHFEAVLEYLDAMQINYELNPLLVRGLDYYTHTVFEFYGEREGSQSSLGAGGRYDNLVQQLGGSKPTPAAGFGIGLERVLLELKEEGVELPQEHAVKVYVASLGEPARIGAFALIEQLLDSGVGAVGAVDRDGIGPQLERANKLNVPYAIIIGQKEIQEETVILRDMRSGAQEMIPLGSVVKELEKRKVGL; encoded by the coding sequence GTGGCCAAAAAGTTTCAGCACGTTCGAGGTATGCCAGATATACTGCCGGAGCAACAACAAGCTCATCAATACCTAACCGACACCTTTAGGCATCTAGCCGGTGCCGCCGGTTTTGAACCAATTGAGCTTCCGATTATGGAAGAAAAAGAGGTGTTTGTACGGAGTGTGGGCGAAGGTACCGATGTGGTCGACAAGGAGCTCTACGCTTTTACCGACCGCTCCGATAAGGAAGTGGCGCTCCGACCTGAACCAACCGCTGGTATGGTTCGAGCCTACATCGAACACGGTATGGCCAGCTTGCCGCAGCCGGTTCGTCTAATGTTTGCTGGTCCGGTGTTTCGCTACGATCGTCCTCAAGCCGGTCGTCAGCGCCAGTTCAACCAGCTGGGGGTAGAGGTTATTGGCGACGGTTCGCCAAGCATCGAAGCTCACATTATGATGCTGGCGATGCGTTTTTACCGCATGATTGGCCTGCGTAACGTCACCCTGCAGCTTAATAGCTTAGGTGATCAGCAGGACCGCAAAGACTACCTCAAGGCGCTAACCGCCTACCTTAAAGATTACGAGTCGGAGCTGCCCGAGGTGGATCGCAAGCGGCTAAAGTCCAACCCGCTGCGGGTGCTTGATTCGAAGGAACGGGCCACCAAAAAGATTGTGGCGCAGGCACCGCAAATTCTTAACTACCTATCGGAGTCAAGCAAGCAGCATTTTGAAGCGGTACTAGAATACCTGGATGCCATGCAGATTAACTACGAACTGAACCCACTGCTGGTTCGCGGTTTAGACTATTACACTCACACCGTGTTTGAGTTTTACGGTGAACGCGAAGGCTCACAGAGCAGCCTGGGTGCCGGCGGGCGCTACGATAATTTAGTGCAGCAGTTGGGCGGAAGTAAGCCCACCCCCGCGGCCGGCTTTGGCATCGGTTTGGAGCGGGTTCTGCTGGAGCTAAAAGAAGAGGGGGTTGAGCTGCCGCAAGAGCACGCCGTAAAGGTGTACGTCGCGAGCCTTGGCGAACCGGCTCGGATAGGCGCCTTTGCTCTAATCGAGCAGCTGCTTGATTCTGGTGTTGGCGCGGTTGGGGCGGTTGATCGCGACGGCATCGGTCCGCAGCTAGAGCGGGCTAACAAACTAAACGTGCCTTACGCCATCATTATTGGCCAAAAGGAGATTCAAGAAGAGACCGTAATTTTGCGCGATATGCGCTCCGGTGCTCAGGAGATGATTCCACTAGGGTCGGTGGTTAAGGAGCTAGAGAAGCGCAAGGTCGGCCTGTAG
- the def gene encoding peptide deformylase produces MSAKQTTKTSPKDDIISLPDPRLHTKSQRIGYIDESTQQLAEHMIAATLDWEESRDHEFGAALAAVQLGKLYRVVVIRNEFEDKADKSFGVFINPEIVKVEGEPEEAMEGCLSVPDRYGMVARYPKVKVKALNLEGKPVRITATGFLARVFQHEIDHTNGKLFVDHITDPNKLFTLQPDGNFSKYSPKK; encoded by the coding sequence ATGAGCGCCAAACAGACCACAAAAACCAGCCCCAAAGACGACATTATTAGCCTGCCCGATCCTCGCCTGCACACCAAGTCGCAGCGCATCGGCTATATCGACGAATCAACCCAGCAGCTCGCCGAGCACATGATTGCCGCTACTCTCGACTGGGAGGAGTCACGCGACCACGAGTTTGGGGCTGCTCTGGCCGCCGTCCAGTTAGGCAAGCTTTACCGTGTGGTTGTCATCCGTAACGAGTTTGAAGACAAAGCCGACAAAAGCTTTGGCGTCTTTATTAACCCCGAGATCGTCAAGGTTGAGGGTGAGCCAGAAGAGGCCATGGAGGGCTGCCTAAGCGTACCAGATCGTTACGGTATGGTTGCCCGCTACCCCAAGGTTAAGGTAAAGGCGCTCAACCTCGAAGGCAAGCCAGTAAGGATCACCGCTACCGGCTTTTTGGCTCGGGTCTTTCAGCACGAGATCGATCACACCAATGGCAAGCTGTTTGTTGACCACATTACCGACCCAAACAAGCTTTTTACCCTTCAACCTGACGGCAATTTTAGTAAGTATTCTCCTAAAAAATAA
- a CDS encoding ArsR family transcriptional regulator, whose translation MLDVFITSKTRRKIITVFTKYPDVKAHVRSLAQMIREDPGNVQRELKKLESIGFVKSSKESNTVVYSANQRFALYRELQSIVLKSQASKRRVN comes from the coding sequence ATGCTAGACGTGTTTATCACATCTAAAACCCGCCGTAAAATTATCACCGTCTTTACCAAGTATCCGGATGTAAAGGCGCATGTTAGATCGTTGGCCCAGATGATCCGCGAAGATCCCGGTAACGTTCAGCGCGAACTCAAAAAGCTTGAATCAATTGGCTTTGTTAAGTCCTCAAAGGAGTCAAACACCGTTGTTTACAGCGCCAACCAGCGCTTTGCTCTTTACCGCGAGCTCCAAAGCATTGTCCTTAAATCCCAAGCCTCCAAACGCCGCGTTAATTAA
- the priA gene encoding primosomal protein N', which yields MSKVATKNYVVVSPLTYTGAETRGFTYDSGEQELPVGQIVKVPLGRRQSLGVVTQINLPKPEFATKPVSEVLDLPPLPAHITNLATWMQDYYYASAKSVWQTLLPAGITRKRRIKEVEPSPLTLKPSTEPLTAEQEAAIKVVETGQRPTTLIRGVTGAGKTRIYMELVATELAKGNSAIILVPEIALTPQLLALFHARFPNRILAYHSTLTESQKHVAWQRALLSEEPMVVVGARSGLFLPLARLGLVVIDECHETSYKQEQNPRYHAVTAAAQLARLAGAKLVLGSATPGVQEAYLASEGRLNLAELTKRVQNRSHPEIKVIDMRQAEVKQCGSQISRPLLQALTETLEAGRQSLLFINRRGSASSHQCDDCGYVSSCPTCHLPLTFHGDRTKLLCHICNYQLTPPAICPECSHASFKFLGGGTQRIEADIQRLLPKARLARLDKDSARGHDLAELHRQLHAGEIDILIGTQMIAKGLDLPALDTVGVINADTMLHMPDYSASERTYQLLTQVAGRAGRGDASGMVYIQTHSPTHPAVTATVNGDYWKFANAELAERQEHGYPPFRYLLKLTVSHQDKATASRRAQELYGKLGQVEQVRRLGPAPALYDRAGGQYHWHIIVKAASRPRLLAVAKLLPDWCKTDIDPINLL from the coding sequence ATGAGCAAGGTGGCGACAAAAAATTACGTGGTGGTTTCACCGCTTACCTACACCGGCGCCGAAACGCGCGGCTTTACCTATGACAGCGGCGAACAAGAGCTGCCGGTCGGTCAGATCGTCAAAGTGCCTCTTGGGCGGCGCCAGAGCCTGGGCGTGGTTACTCAAATCAACCTACCTAAACCAGAATTCGCTACCAAGCCGGTTAGCGAGGTGCTCGACCTCCCGCCTCTACCCGCACATATCACCAATCTTGCAACCTGGATGCAAGATTACTACTACGCCAGCGCTAAGTCGGTCTGGCAGACCCTGCTACCGGCCGGCATCACGCGTAAGCGACGAATAAAAGAGGTTGAGCCAAGCCCGCTCACTCTTAAACCCTCAACCGAACCACTTACCGCCGAGCAGGAGGCTGCAATTAAGGTGGTTGAAACTGGCCAGCGCCCGACCACTCTGATTCGGGGCGTTACTGGGGCTGGCAAGACCCGTATTTACATGGAGCTGGTGGCGACCGAGCTGGCCAAGGGTAACTCGGCCATTATCTTGGTGCCAGAGATCGCCCTTACGCCTCAGCTGCTAGCGTTGTTTCACGCTCGCTTCCCTAACCGCATCCTGGCTTATCATTCAACCTTAACCGAGAGCCAAAAACATGTGGCCTGGCAACGTGCCCTGCTCAGCGAGGAGCCAATGGTGGTGGTTGGCGCCCGATCGGGTCTGTTTTTGCCACTAGCGCGTCTTGGCCTGGTGGTTATTGATGAGTGCCACGAAACCAGCTACAAGCAAGAACAGAACCCGCGCTACCACGCCGTAACCGCCGCCGCTCAGCTGGCTCGCCTGGCCGGCGCCAAGCTGGTGCTCGGGAGCGCCACCCCTGGCGTCCAAGAGGCTTACTTGGCGAGCGAAGGGCGCCTCAACCTAGCCGAGCTAACCAAGCGCGTCCAAAACCGTAGCCACCCCGAGATCAAGGTAATTGATATGCGTCAGGCCGAGGTCAAACAGTGCGGCAGTCAGATCTCCCGGCCACTGCTACAAGCACTAACGGAAACGCTGGAGGCTGGCCGCCAATCTTTACTGTTTATTAACCGCCGCGGTAGCGCCAGTAGTCATCAGTGTGACGATTGTGGCTACGTCAGCAGTTGCCCCACCTGCCATCTGCCTCTTACCTTCCACGGCGATCGCACCAAGCTGCTCTGCCACATCTGTAACTACCAGCTCACCCCACCAGCAATCTGTCCCGAATGCAGCCATGCCAGCTTTAAGTTTCTTGGTGGCGGCACGCAGCGAATTGAGGCCGACATTCAGCGGCTGCTGCCAAAAGCTCGACTGGCGCGACTCGATAAAGACAGTGCTCGCGGCCACGACCTGGCCGAACTTCACCGCCAGCTCCACGCCGGTGAGATCGACATCTTGATTGGCACCCAGATGATCGCCAAGGGCCTGGACCTGCCGGCCCTCGACACGGTTGGGGTGATTAACGCCGACACCATGCTGCACATGCCCGACTACAGCGCCAGCGAGCGCACCTATCAGCTCCTCACCCAGGTGGCAGGTCGAGCTGGGCGGGGCGATGCCAGCGGCATGGTCTACATTCAGACCCACAGCCCAACTCACCCGGCGGTGACCGCAACGGTTAACGGCGACTACTGGAAGTTCGCCAATGCTGAGCTAGCGGAGCGCCAAGAACATGGCTACCCACCCTTCCGCTATCTGTTAAAGCTAACCGTGTCCCACCAGGATAAAGCCACCGCCTCTAGAAGAGCCCAGGAGCTATATGGTAAACTTGGCCAGGTAGAGCAGGTTCGCCGTCTCGGTCCCGCCCCCGCTTTATACGACCGCGCCGGAGGTCAGTACCACTGGCATATCATCGTTAAAGCCGCCTCCCGCCCCCGCTTGCTAGCTGTTGCTAAGCTGTTGCCGGACTGGTGTAAGACCGATATTGACCCGATTAATCTGCTATAA
- the secD gene encoding protein translocase subunit SecD produces MSLRTKVWLILALTIVTALITWPRESDLLKLVGIKNVNLEVKQGLDLQGGAHLVFKADAAELAKLNQTDREKAMTGLIDVIQKRANPAGTSEITVQRQGSDRVIVELPGVQNVAEAVNKIGKTAQLTFLEVDPSTQTPTETGITGKDVEKAEVGFSQSNQPVVTLQMKGPATKQFGDLTTRLNKTNGQLLTLLDDQPIFGPATVSSPITDGRAQLEGNFGSIAEARTVADQITAGALPIPVTLVEERTVGPTLGRESIAKSLVAGIIGLAVVAAFMVAYYRLAGVFAVGALIIYTLLTLTIYKISGLTPYSIVLTLAGTAGFILSIGMAVDANILVFERMKEELRSGKAFATALESAFDRAWTSIRDSNVATIITCVILYLFSGTALIKGFAVTLGLGVLISMFTAIVVTRTLLRLSLRYSWGQKPSFYGVRSAEVERP; encoded by the coding sequence GTGAGTTTACGAACCAAAGTTTGGCTAATCCTGGCGCTGACCATTGTCACCGCACTTATCACCTGGCCGCGAGAAAGCGACCTGCTTAAACTTGTCGGAATTAAGAACGTCAACCTGGAGGTTAAGCAGGGACTCGACTTACAGGGTGGCGCCCACTTGGTCTTTAAGGCCGATGCGGCTGAGCTGGCCAAGCTCAACCAAACCGACCGCGAAAAGGCCATGACCGGCCTCATTGACGTAATCCAAAAGCGCGCCAACCCGGCCGGTACCTCCGAGATCACCGTTCAGCGTCAGGGTAGCGATCGTGTAATCGTTGAGCTGCCAGGGGTTCAAAATGTGGCTGAGGCGGTTAACAAGATTGGTAAGACCGCGCAGCTAACCTTTTTAGAGGTTGATCCCTCAACCCAAACGCCTACCGAGACCGGGATTACCGGTAAGGACGTCGAAAAGGCCGAGGTGGGCTTTAGTCAGTCCAACCAACCGGTGGTTACGCTCCAGATGAAGGGTCCGGCCACCAAGCAGTTTGGTGATCTCACCACCCGCCTAAATAAGACCAACGGCCAGCTGCTAACCCTGCTGGATGACCAGCCAATCTTTGGGCCGGCCACCGTTAGCTCGCCAATTACCGACGGGCGGGCCCAGTTGGAGGGCAACTTTGGTTCAATCGCCGAGGCCCGCACCGTGGCCGACCAGATTACCGCCGGCGCTTTGCCGATTCCGGTAACCCTGGTCGAAGAGCGCACCGTTGGCCCCACCCTGGGTCGCGAGTCGATCGCCAAGAGCTTGGTCGCCGGTATTATCGGCTTGGCTGTTGTGGCAGCCTTTATGGTGGCGTATTACCGCTTGGCCGGAGTGTTTGCCGTTGGTGCGCTTATTATTTATACGCTACTGACATTAACGATTTATAAAATCAGTGGCCTGACTCCGTATTCCATCGTTCTAACCCTGGCTGGAACCGCTGGATTCATCTTGAGTATTGGTATGGCGGTTGACGCTAACATCCTAGTGTTTGAACGAATGAAGGAAGAGCTACGTAGCGGTAAGGCCTTTGCTACCGCCTTAGAGTCGGCCTTTGATCGAGCCTGGACCTCGATTCGTGATTCCAACGTTGCCACCATCATTACCTGCGTAATTCTGTACCTGTTTTCGGGGACCGCGCTGATTAAAGGGTTTGCCGTAACCCTGGGCTTGGGTGTGCTCATAAGCATGTTTACCGCCATCGTGGTGACGCGTACGCTTTTGCGCCTTAGCTTGCGCTACAGCTGGGGCCAAAAGCCAAGCTTTTACGGTGTGCGCAGTGCGGAGGTGGAGCGACCATGA
- a CDS encoding bifunctional (p)ppGpp synthetase/guanosine-3',5'-bis(diphosphate) 3'-pyrophosphohydrolase produces MSQAEFKAELKRYQADDRKLIELADAVAATAHDGQLRKSGESYIEHPRQVALYLMEIGMDAQTVAAGLLHDVLEDTAVTEQQMSDQFGPTITSLVDGVTKLGTVRYTKIDQTTEQRQAASIENMRKLLLAMSKDMRVLMIKLADRRHNLQTLGYLPEAKQHRIAEESLTVYAPLADRLGMGALKAEMEDLAFEYANPVAFKLVQKLAAHHRVENREYIDELGQDVDALLRQHGIEAHSLSGRNKHLYSIYRKLTKTDGDITKIYDLTALRIIVPSITDCYQALGLLHQSYKPLIYRIKDYISVPKPNGYRSLHTTVFAKYGRIIEVQIRTPEMHQEAEYGLASHVLYDLHKQGEGYRQGEAAAKPNKKLSWIQDLASLSAQQTGSSDMMQDLKVDLFRDRIFVFSPMGDLYDLPEGATPVDFAFAVHTDVGLRTQGARVNHRIAPLDRPLENRDVVEIITRKQPAPNRQWLNFVKTTGARSRIKSWFKAASRDANIVTGRQLIEAQLGTWGLKRFDDIGKANINRACQDLNLHDADSLLAAVGDGSLSLASALRRLLSHLNHAQAPKSVVKQTTTSPIARPHVVGAPELPCSTAPCCNPEQPDAIVGYITRGKGVTVHRKGCQNIPNDDERLFECAWGRPGSMQVHLVEAELHLICQNRLGLVHDITGLISSRGINIVKIATYNEGKNEERSIIDVTVEVADLFSLSALIQELRLQNGVTSVEKQTVLN; encoded by the coding sequence ATGTCGCAGGCAGAGTTTAAGGCTGAATTAAAACGGTACCAGGCCGACGATCGTAAGTTAATTGAACTGGCCGATGCGGTGGCAGCCACGGCACATGACGGCCAGCTGCGTAAAAGTGGCGAATCCTACATTGAGCACCCTCGCCAGGTAGCGCTCTACCTTATGGAGATCGGCATGGATGCTCAAACCGTGGCAGCGGGGTTGCTCCACGATGTACTGGAGGATACCGCGGTAACCGAGCAGCAAATGAGCGACCAGTTTGGCCCAACCATCACCTCATTGGTTGATGGTGTTACCAAGCTTGGTACGGTCCGTTACACCAAAATTGATCAGACCACCGAGCAGCGCCAGGCGGCGAGTATCGAAAACATGCGCAAGTTGCTGCTGGCGATGAGTAAGGATATGCGGGTGTTGATGATCAAGTTGGCCGATCGGCGACACAACCTGCAGACGCTGGGCTATCTTCCGGAAGCCAAACAACACCGTATTGCCGAAGAAAGTTTAACCGTTTACGCTCCGCTGGCCGACCGGTTGGGTATGGGTGCGCTTAAAGCCGAAATGGAGGATCTGGCCTTTGAGTATGCCAACCCGGTAGCCTTTAAGCTGGTTCAGAAGCTGGCGGCTCACCACCGGGTAGAAAATCGCGAGTACATTGATGAGCTCGGCCAGGACGTAGACGCTTTGCTGCGCCAACATGGTATCGAGGCACATTCGCTGAGTGGTCGTAACAAGCACCTCTACAGTATTTACCGCAAGCTTACCAAAACCGATGGTGACATTACCAAGATCTACGACCTAACCGCGCTGCGCATTATTGTGCCAAGCATCACCGACTGCTATCAGGCACTAGGATTGCTACACCAGTCATATAAACCCCTCATATACCGAATCAAAGACTATATTTCGGTGCCAAAGCCCAATGGCTATCGTTCGCTCCACACCACGGTCTTTGCTAAGTACGGCCGAATTATTGAGGTACAGATTCGTACACCGGAGATGCACCAAGAGGCAGAGTATGGCTTGGCCTCGCACGTGCTGTACGACCTCCACAAGCAGGGTGAGGGTTATCGTCAGGGCGAAGCGGCTGCCAAGCCTAACAAAAAGCTAAGTTGGATTCAAGATTTAGCATCACTGTCGGCTCAGCAAACCGGCAGCAGCGACATGATGCAGGACTTAAAGGTTGATCTGTTCCGCGATCGGATCTTTGTGTTCTCTCCCATGGGCGACCTTTATGATCTGCCCGAAGGGGCCACCCCGGTCGACTTTGCTTTTGCGGTTCATACCGACGTTGGCTTGCGCACCCAGGGGGCGCGGGTAAACCACCGAATTGCGCCACTAGACCGTCCGCTCGAAAACCGCGACGTGGTGGAGATTATCACGCGTAAGCAGCCGGCCCCCAATCGTCAGTGGCTCAACTTTGTTAAGACCACCGGGGCACGAAGTCGTATAAAAAGTTGGTTCAAAGCCGCCAGTCGCGACGCCAACATTGTTACCGGCCGGCAGCTGATTGAGGCTCAGTTAGGTACGTGGGGTCTAAAGCGGTTTGATGACATTGGTAAGGCCAATATCAACCGAGCCTGCCAGGACCTCAACCTACATGATGCTGACTCATTGCTAGCGGCGGTGGGCGATGGTTCGCTATCGTTGGCTTCGGCCTTGCGGCGCTTGTTGTCGCACCTCAACCATGCTCAGGCGCCAAAAAGCGTTGTTAAACAAACAACTACTAGCCCAATCGCTAGGCCGCATGTGGTGGGCGCGCCGGAGCTACCTTGTTCTACCGCGCCCTGCTGCAACCCGGAGCAACCCGATGCCATTGTTGGGTATATTACTCGAGGTAAAGGAGTAACGGTGCACCGTAAAGGCTGTCAAAATATTCCGAACGATGACGAAAGACTGTTTGAATGTGCCTGGGGTCGGCCCGGAAGCATGCAGGTTCATTTGGTTGAGGCGGAATTGCACCTGATTTGTCAAAACCGGCTGGGGCTGGTTCATGACATTACCGGATTGATCTCTAGTCGTGGTATTAACATTGTTAAAATTGCTACGTACAACGAGGGTAAGAATGAGGAGCGTTCAATCATTGACGTTACGGTTGAGGTGGCCGATTTATTCTCGTTGAGCGCCTTAATTCAAGAATTGCGCCTACAAAACGGAGTGACTTCGGTTGAAAAACAGACCGTATTAAACTAA